One Pantoea trifolii DNA segment encodes these proteins:
- a CDS encoding UxaA family hydrolase, with translation MQDAIRIHSRDNVAVALRDLPANTQVEINQQTITLQQEVGRGHKFALQPLITDALVIKYGLPIAHATRPIAAGEIIHSSNARTNLSDVDEYDYQPDFLELPPQAGDRDVQIYRRTSGEVGIRNELWILPTVGCVNGIARQILTRFMKETNDAEGIDGVHLFSHPFGCSQLGQDHENTRTMLQNMVRHPNAGAVLVIGLGCENNQVDVFRETLGGFDSDRVQFMECQKQDDEVEAGLERLHELYRAMREDQRQPGKLSELKFGLECGGSDGFSGITANPMLGCFSDQMIANGGTTVLTEVPEMFGAERILMSRCRDEATFEKTVAMINDFKRYFIDHQQPIYENPSPGNKAGGITTLEEKSLGCTQKAGQSQVVDVLKYGERLHTPGLNLLSAPGNDAVATSALAGAGCHMVLFTTGRGTPYGGFVPTVKIATNTQLAKKKPHWIDFNAGRLIEGMSMAEMLEDFVDMIVAIANGQPARNETNDFRELAIFKSGVTL, from the coding sequence ATGCAAGATGCCATTAGAATACATTCACGCGACAACGTTGCTGTGGCGTTGCGCGATTTACCAGCCAATACCCAGGTCGAAATCAATCAACAGACGATCACCTTGCAGCAGGAGGTTGGGCGCGGCCATAAATTTGCGCTGCAGCCTTTAATCACTGACGCGCTGGTGATCAAATACGGTTTGCCCATCGCGCACGCCACTCGGCCGATTGCGGCCGGCGAGATCATCCACTCCAGCAATGCGCGCACCAATTTGAGCGACGTGGATGAGTACGACTATCAACCCGATTTTCTCGAATTGCCGCCGCAAGCAGGCGACCGTGACGTGCAGATCTATCGCCGCACCAGCGGTGAAGTGGGCATCCGTAATGAGTTATGGATTCTGCCCACCGTCGGCTGTGTTAACGGCATCGCACGGCAAATCCTGACGCGCTTTATGAAAGAGACCAATGACGCTGAAGGCATTGATGGCGTGCATCTGTTCAGCCATCCGTTTGGCTGTTCGCAGCTTGGACAGGATCATGAAAACACCCGCACCATGCTGCAAAATATGGTGCGCCATCCCAATGCCGGCGCGGTGCTGGTGATTGGCCTCGGCTGCGAGAACAATCAGGTCGATGTGTTCCGTGAAACGCTTGGTGGTTTCGATAGCGATCGCGTGCAGTTCATGGAGTGTCAGAAGCAGGATGATGAAGTGGAAGCGGGGCTGGAACGCCTGCACGAACTCTATCGCGCCATGCGCGAAGATCAGCGTCAACCGGGCAAACTTAGCGAGCTGAAGTTTGGTCTGGAGTGCGGCGGTTCGGATGGTTTTTCCGGCATCACCGCCAATCCCATGCTGGGCTGTTTCTCCGACCAGATGATTGCCAACGGCGGCACCACCGTGCTGACCGAAGTGCCAGAGATGTTTGGCGCAGAACGTATCCTGATGAGTCGCTGCCGCGATGAAGCCACCTTTGAAAAAACTGTGGCGATGATTAACGACTTCAAGCGCTACTTTATCGATCACCAGCAGCCGATCTACGAGAATCCCTCACCCGGTAACAAAGCCGGCGGCATCACTACGCTGGAAGAGAAGTCGCTTGGCTGCACGCAGAAGGCCGGACAAAGCCAGGTGGTGGATGTGCTGAAGTACGGTGAGCGCTTGCATACGCCGGGACTCAATCTGTTAAGTGCGCCTGGCAACGATGCGGTCGCTACTAGCGCGCTGGCGGGTGCGGGCTGTCATATGGTGCTGTTCACCACCGGACGCGGCACGCCGTATGGCGGTTTTGTGCCGACGGTGAAAATCGCCACCAATACGCAGCTCGCCAAGAAGAAGCCGCACTGGATCGATTTTAATGCCGGACGTTTGATTGAAGGGATGAGTATGGCGGAGATGCTGGAGGACTTCGTCGATATGATTGTGGCGATTGCCAATGGCCAACCGGCGCGCAATGAAACCAATGATTTCCGCGAGTTAGCCATCTTTAAAAGCGGAGTGACGTTGTAG
- a CDS encoding tagaturonate reductase: MQRLNRHDFPGAHYSERVIQFGEGNFLRAFIDWQLDWLNQHQDTDAGVVVVRPRNRVVEETLNQQDGLYTTLIRGLNTAGEQVSEPRLIRSVNREIQPYQQVDEFLALARAPQMRFVFSNTTEAGIAFAEQDRLDDTPASSFPGKLTQLLWARFNYFAGASDKGWLVVPCELIDYNGDTLRELVLRYSQHWQLPPAFARWVQDHCAFYNTLVDRIVTGYPADSAAIEASLGYEDRYLVAGEVYYQFVIQGPDALAQELQLHALAPEVKLVDDITPYKAQKVAILNGAHTALVPVAFQAGLESVGEAMDDAQMAGFVDALLRDEVIPTLDLPRDELHAFADAVQRRFRNPFIRHALLSIALNGMTKFRTRLLPQLLLSQQQNGQWPVRLTFAFAALLAFYRGAEGERHWPLQDDEHWLQRFAELWPAVNNDQQTPEQLVRAVLSDANHWGEDLTQRPGLVAAVSQHLQNIIVHGMRTALTQLR, from the coding sequence ATGCAGCGACTCAACCGGCACGACTTTCCCGGCGCGCACTATAGCGAACGGGTTATCCAGTTTGGTGAAGGCAATTTCCTGCGCGCCTTCATCGACTGGCAGCTCGACTGGCTCAATCAGCATCAAGACACTGATGCGGGCGTGGTGGTGGTGCGGCCACGCAATCGCGTGGTGGAAGAGACACTCAATCAGCAAGATGGCTTGTACACCACGCTGATTCGCGGGCTAAACACGGCGGGCGAGCAGGTGAGTGAACCCCGCCTGATCCGCAGCGTGAATCGTGAAATCCAGCCGTATCAACAGGTTGACGAATTTCTCGCGCTGGCACGCGCGCCACAAATGCGTTTTGTCTTCTCCAATACCACGGAAGCGGGCATTGCCTTCGCAGAGCAGGATCGGCTGGACGATACGCCCGCCTCGTCCTTCCCCGGCAAGCTGACGCAGCTGCTGTGGGCGCGCTTCAATTATTTTGCCGGCGCCAGTGATAAAGGCTGGCTGGTGGTGCCCTGTGAACTGATCGATTACAACGGCGACACGCTGCGTGAGCTGGTGCTGCGCTACAGCCAGCATTGGCAGCTGCCGCCGGCGTTTGCCCGCTGGGTACAGGATCACTGCGCGTTCTACAACACGCTGGTGGATCGTATTGTCACCGGTTATCCGGCGGATAGCGCGGCGATCGAAGCTTCACTGGGCTACGAAGATCGTTATCTGGTGGCGGGCGAAGTCTATTACCAGTTTGTGATTCAGGGGCCGGACGCACTGGCGCAGGAGCTGCAGCTGCACGCGCTGGCGCCAGAAGTGAAGCTGGTGGACGACATCACGCCGTACAAAGCGCAAAAGGTAGCGATCCTCAACGGCGCACACACCGCGCTGGTGCCGGTGGCGTTTCAGGCCGGGCTGGAGAGCGTGGGAGAAGCGATGGATGATGCGCAGATGGCCGGTTTTGTCGACGCGCTGCTGCGCGACGAGGTGATCCCCACGCTGGATCTGCCGCGCGATGAGCTGCACGCCTTTGCCGACGCGGTGCAGCGTCGCTTCCGCAATCCCTTTATTCGCCATGCGTTGCTCTCTATTGCCCTTAACGGCATGACCAAATTCCGCACCCGTTTGCTGCCGCAACTGCTGTTGTCGCAGCAGCAAAATGGGCAATGGCCGGTGCGCCTGACCTTCGCCTTTGCCGCACTGCTGGCTTTTTATCGCGGTGCAGAGGGTGAACGTCACTGGCCGCTGCAGGACGACGAACACTGGCTGCAGCGTTTTGCTGAACTGTGGCCAGCGGTAAATAACGATCAACAGACTCCAGAACAGTTGGTGCGCGCGGTACTCAGCGATGCCAATCACTGGGGCGAAGATCTCACGCAGCGGCCCGGATTAGTCGCTGCGGTCAGCCAGCACCTGCAAAACATCATCGTCCACGGGATGCGGACGGCGTTGACACAACTGAGATAA
- the uxaC gene encoding glucuronate isomerase → MSRFMSEDFLLDTEFARRLYHDYAKDQPIFDYHCHLPPQQIADNYRFTNLYDIWLKGDHYKWRAMRANGVPEALCTGDASDREKFNAWARTVPHTIGNPLYHWTHLELRRPFGITDVLLNEQSAERIWQQCNELLAQDAFSARGIMQQMKVKMVGTTDDPLDDLQHHRKLAQDSSFDVKVLPSWRPDKAFNIELESFLPWIQRLEQVADVSVLRFDDLRRALSQQLDHFAAHGCKISDHALDVVLFAEADDATLDGILARRLQGAAPSAEETAQFKTAVLVWLGSEYARRGWAQQYHIGALRNANRRQFDILGPDVGFDSINDAPLAIPLARLLDAQNRNNALPKTILYCLNPRDNEVLATMAGNFQGEGEPGKMQFGSAWWFNDQLDGMQRQMTQLAQIGLLSRFVGMLTDSRSFLSYTRHEYFRRLLCQMIGNWVERGEAPADEALLGQMVQNISFNNARDYFGIELGA, encoded by the coding sequence ATGTCGCGTTTTATGAGTGAGGATTTTCTACTCGACACCGAGTTCGCCCGTCGTCTGTACCATGACTACGCCAAAGACCAGCCGATTTTCGACTATCACTGTCACTTGCCGCCGCAGCAGATTGCCGATAATTACCGCTTCACCAACCTCTATGACATCTGGCTGAAAGGCGATCACTACAAATGGCGTGCGATGCGCGCTAACGGCGTGCCGGAAGCGTTGTGTACTGGCGATGCCAGCGACCGTGAGAAATTTAATGCCTGGGCGCGCACCGTGCCGCATACCATCGGCAATCCGCTCTATCACTGGACGCACCTCGAATTACGCCGACCTTTTGGCATTACCGATGTGCTGTTGAACGAACAGAGCGCGGAACGTATCTGGCAGCAGTGCAATGAACTGCTGGCGCAGGACGCCTTCAGCGCGCGCGGCATCATGCAGCAGATGAAGGTGAAAATGGTCGGCACCACCGACGATCCGCTCGACGACTTGCAGCATCACCGTAAGCTGGCGCAGGACAGCAGCTTTGACGTCAAAGTGCTGCCGAGCTGGCGTCCGGACAAGGCCTTCAACATTGAGCTGGAGAGCTTCCTGCCATGGATTCAGCGCTTAGAGCAGGTGGCGGATGTCAGCGTGCTGCGCTTTGACGATCTGCGTCGCGCCTTAAGCCAGCAACTCGATCACTTCGCTGCGCATGGCTGCAAAATCTCTGATCACGCGTTGGATGTGGTGCTGTTTGCGGAAGCGGATGACGCCACGCTCGACGGCATTCTGGCGCGTCGACTGCAAGGCGCAGCGCCTTCCGCCGAAGAGACGGCTCAATTCAAAACCGCCGTGCTGGTGTGGCTCGGCAGCGAATATGCGCGCCGTGGCTGGGCGCAGCAATATCACATTGGTGCGCTGCGCAACGCCAATCGTCGCCAGTTTGATATCCTCGGCCCGGATGTTGGCTTCGATTCGATTAATGATGCGCCGCTGGCGATTCCGCTGGCGCGCCTGTTGGATGCGCAGAACCGCAACAACGCGCTGCCAAAAACCATCCTTTACTGCCTCAACCCGCGCGATAACGAAGTGCTGGCAACTATGGCGGGCAATTTCCAGGGTGAAGGCGAACCGGGCAAGATGCAATTTGGCTCGGCGTGGTGGTTCAACGATCAATTGGATGGCATGCAGCGCCAGATGACACAGCTGGCGCAAATCGGCCTGCTGAGCCGCTTTGTCGGCATGCTGACCGACAGCCGCAGCTTCCTCTCCTACACGCGCCACGAATATTTCCGTCGTCTGTTGTGCCAGATGATCGGCAACTGGGTTGAGCGGGGCGAAGCGCCTGCCGACGAAGCGTTGTTAGGGCAGATGGTACAGAACATCAGTTTCAACAATGCGCGCGATTACTTCGGCATTGAGCTGGGAGCCTGA
- a CDS encoding MFS transporter: MRKIKGLRWYMIGLVTLGTVLGYLTRNTIAVAAPTLETQLGITTQQYSYIVAAYSACYTIMQPVAGYVLDMLGTKIGYAVFAVLWAIFCAATAMAGSWGGFALARGAVGAAEAAMIPAGLKASSEWFPAKERSVAVGYFNVGSSIGAMLAPPLVVWAIVAHSWQMAFIITGVLSMVWAICWLVFYKHPKQQTKLSDEERHYIIAGQELQHQTGNNKKMSARQILRNRQFWGIALPRFLAEPAWGTFNAWIPLFMFKVYGFNLKEIAMFAWMPMLFADLGCIVGGYLPPLFQRWFGVNLIVSRKLVVTMGAVLMIAPGTIGLFTSPYVAIGLLCVGGFAHQALSGALITLSSDVFGRNEVATANGLTGMAAWTASTMFALVVGALADTLGFSPLFAALAVFDLLGAVVIWTVLKNQPVSELDDRSAVQSAAVRT; encoded by the coding sequence ATGCGTAAGATCAAAGGGCTACGCTGGTACATGATTGGGCTGGTGACGCTGGGCACGGTGCTCGGCTACCTGACGCGCAACACCATTGCCGTTGCGGCGCCCACGCTGGAAACGCAGTTGGGTATCACCACGCAACAATATTCCTATATCGTCGCCGCCTACTCGGCGTGCTACACCATCATGCAGCCGGTGGCCGGTTATGTGCTGGACATGCTCGGCACCAAAATCGGTTATGCGGTGTTTGCCGTGCTGTGGGCGATCTTCTGTGCCGCAACCGCGATGGCGGGCAGCTGGGGCGGCTTTGCGCTGGCGCGCGGTGCGGTTGGCGCCGCCGAAGCAGCGATGATTCCGGCAGGCCTGAAAGCCAGTAGCGAATGGTTCCCCGCCAAAGAGCGTTCGGTGGCGGTGGGCTATTTCAATGTAGGATCGTCGATTGGCGCGATGCTGGCCCCGCCGCTGGTGGTGTGGGCGATCGTGGCGCACAGCTGGCAAATGGCGTTCATTATTACCGGCGTGCTGAGCATGGTGTGGGCCATCTGCTGGCTGGTGTTTTACAAACATCCCAAACAGCAAACCAAGCTGAGTGATGAGGAGCGTCACTACATCATTGCCGGCCAGGAACTGCAGCATCAAACCGGTAATAACAAGAAGATGTCGGCGCGCCAGATCCTGCGCAATCGTCAGTTCTGGGGCATTGCGCTGCCGCGTTTCCTCGCCGAACCGGCGTGGGGAACCTTCAACGCGTGGATTCCGCTGTTTATGTTCAAGGTATACGGCTTCAACCTGAAAGAGATCGCCATGTTTGCCTGGATGCCGATGCTGTTCGCCGATCTCGGCTGTATTGTCGGTGGCTACTTGCCGCCGCTGTTCCAGCGCTGGTTTGGCGTCAATCTTATCGTCTCGCGCAAACTGGTGGTCACCATGGGCGCGGTTTTGATGATTGCGCCAGGCACCATCGGTTTGTTCACCAGTCCGTATGTCGCGATTGGGCTGCTGTGCGTCGGCGGGTTTGCCCATCAGGCGCTTTCTGGCGCGCTGATCACACTCTCTTCGGATGTGTTTGGCCGTAACGAAGTGGCTACCGCCAATGGCTTAACCGGCATGGCGGCCTGGACGGCGAGCACCATGTTTGCGTTGGTGGTTGGTGCGCTGGCGGATACGCTGGGCTTCAGCCCGCTGTTCGCGGCGCTGGCGGTGTTTGATCTGTTAGGCGCGGTGGTTATCTGGACGGTCCTGAAAAACCAGCCGGTTTCTGAACTCGACGATCGGTCAGCGGTGCAGTCCGCTGCGGTACGCACCTAA